A part of Pectinatus sottacetonis genomic DNA contains:
- a CDS encoding autotransporter domain-containing protein produces MLRLRKKTNYHHVHSIITCILSSCLLSGTAMAANLVAAVPSDYSNSEMGTITGSRVTTKVDNKIITGLQKDLNGDPAIYNYNLFGENYIFQRQYTYSTTDLKPCNAINSNYLDKIMQSGKITSVPNTHAVTATVKNNTGYIYATGYDQGNIGVIASADTKLVENTNKTVNLKNDITKYIGKIDGDKPSVHGEGISIYGNDLYVLATSNKHGTYTDYNDAYVLQYHVNDDGSLAYNSYTRMGKNADQSRMNFYNNHLIVSFIGGYQNYGSGNKETGIYAARISDDPKQRLSLKNCTKINIPDNVKETSADFRDLKILPNGTAYVMAYNLAQSASTINNGHVYQTTVSNLLAEHPQAWKEITSTDQGEWKGWFGKLNAEYYTKRLWLETGNTLNVYTDGAAVPTASWDAKDFSTNPQYYQFNSIAALTPDTVWGDKAALAVSAPEGLTSSSIMTTLTANNNALWKQGDITTPLTASTNYDTDKVISLDDNEALGDLTTNVHAAVYAGSNSDITIGSLKHNLQLQVKDYIGSPSGIYAGNGKNITINAGKLNIITQGYANGNTLTNAIWNDAGKDTTSKITINAPVNITMTGGYGGNGIAIQKTDRFGESSTEALQPSSITINGNTTINGLTNNEWGIPLNPENVYSRFNNAGILTAVNKSQITINGSVDFSIYGNGIAANAANSKITVGGGKIVVPQNMNYGYYALASYLGDINMNTGIDGQTPGTHQVQLTGDLFALKTGTINLALTTSDSYLKGIIDNGGTANLYLQNGAIWTNQKNNRRYKEDNEDIGAGQVSHISYFTGGKDEASRGIIYQNDPNAITLDKYSGHAVVIYKQNDTTINGGGITIATANKTAGQNAMLTLRTGNNGSNENTTLNNLANKLTYKGYNAEKALDGRLEIGEGITSSSAAKTISFAATDNGRGSYNFSEQPEPAEQNQTEFTKQISIYNVDEYKTANVEKTPGVYTFTKDSTLNFQGYDGAGAIRDGYSNPLKIDATGHILTINVNNKNNMFIDALNGSSSKNIDISANQLNLTVNGTKDMSLTKAYGIWKQGESTLSINGLTNINTTAADKSYGVYGTGYGSKIQLAGLKVTVNKDATDGVSIKSDGYHNSQIAINIKNGEIGNNKVQLNGNLYTGAEGKLELALTTNDSILNGISQVKFEPAEDEYSDDHLGTVNLYLQNNAIWHNINYSNTKPNEFEGSCITNLTGGNNSENAGIIFQQDANDVTIANYSGSTKFLYAHDNTAPTHLNGGNIKINKAAENSLVTFITDNNGVTEKNINAVLNALANKLYYTGYISGDRNLNGKAEIAEGLTVSAKSLTIGDIFFDEKTGQGEYKPSPVIQNDQDKTSFTTPITGSADKDKEYSDAYVRKTDGSYVFTKDNTAISTDKNLIAGGAWMPQINSAVSNTDTLNKLHIDLKGHNLAIKTTADTHSTGIAAIGTGSAVDIDHAGKINIDAESTSGGRTAGIFVNNGGIINIHNGDGNLTDKILTVRANTTAKANGAVIKSMNGAPGRSSINIDGLVDVLADGAMTENKGANEAVSAVASDIRIGGGSIRAINGAQQAIRAYGEFVTQNAGRVYINMQEDNEGNGIGAGKNKTIIEGNIDTSGGMGTKGIINIGLSTADSSWTGDYVLNGGSQWYKPGDNIGTVNLWLQNGATWTGCTPGGKLSLLNMQNGATWNNTGATLINSLKSNSTNNIIDMTSKNSGNIAIDSFSGKAMAYYTHDNHSPVIIYGGNIIIDKAAPDSNFTLRTNNDGLNIDSPHAGDKNLVSATLNALANKLYYTAAANNEINLSATAEIAEGLTSSIALRKADITFDKTNKGQGSFIYTPVVDPPNTSPITASLTLTKDRIINASEPNAKSENFVSALYSAINADKQHPMIIDMNDNNLALNANSTNKQAAAIYLGDNQTIKIKNSTNKKLQLNVSNTDTRAVHGIYADGNADLVIEGPIEINQASTKGYSADGIEMNGTIGSTSTLTINGPLTIKNITGKETGLAGDGRNLAGINVVADNDSVTVNGLVDIRGLKGSALQVMGQDAAISVNGGIITAADDTEHNKQYYAAHASKGTININIQNNTPGITKTNLTGDMYLTREYGQKTIEYSGGELIDFNNKGILNTALTTADSSWDGAATYIIDKSDYGKGGYTAHDVGTFNLWLQNGATWTNEVKSSTDNSFAGSHLATLHGSNNSSPNGIIFQKDPHNIIIDSYSGNTTVLYNHDNAIPAAITGGSLQINNADADSKITLCTDNSGIDLSDKNTINNILDALAQKLTYKAYTTGERNLAGIVKITEGLTASSAAKETGSIAFNDTTGQGHVDQATINPTPPNYPESQTKTNITGGIGNDTDKEYLKDGILKDDGSYIFNKNTTITGTQNTALGIVTGIGDKDKKLVIKADSGNILSFKATPTNTTTAAGIVSSGHNGLVNITADTIKIDVSGNSNNNAILAEDAGQISITGSTEINADSAIAITTKKDSTISITGGGSINGKTVIQNDGGKIELGNLSRDLTLTGTINNNGGQIKLGSNVPGKELTINGIVNNIAGGKTVLGTATETVNMTGAINNSNGNVVINLTGTGSHLTGAITTGAYKNKNLLRANMLMVNALSQNPIQPTTTILNLSNGGVWENNDNNIASAITTINGSGGIIQQKSQQTITADILSGDTIVSYDSIYNPTDNSLNISDTLGKFILKGVDGNKENSITIKTDNTNIPSAGLTTTAYKTALTQLANKLDYRGTVITNGKADNLIGYAKINESMTAAWASAPIQFRNGQDNTNTIGTITNSTAVTYGDYETQLMSGVKSAMTSSAMAWRVENNDLMKRMGELRLSPENTGIWVKTYNGKSSSNKNRANYHINYHTIQTGYDRRINDNWRIGAAISHMQGNSSYNYGGNGKNHETNLGLYGIWQGNNNQYIDLILKAGKLTNDYTIYNEDGHKVMGNYDTWGTSMSAEYGKRFHKTNGFYYEPQAEITYSHLNSADYTASSDFTDNTGNYRNMQVQQSSFNSFIGRLGLGIGIENKCNTLFAKVSLNHEFCGSMDTSYNADNNLKTTRQDYNDTWLSFQLGGTVNLTNNVNFYGDFEKTTGGDIKTDWRIDAGFRWNF; encoded by the coding sequence ATGCTAAGATTAAGGAAGAAAACGAATTATCATCATGTCCATAGTATCATAACATGTATTTTAAGCAGCTGCCTGCTTAGCGGTACAGCTATGGCTGCCAATCTTGTTGCCGCAGTACCATCAGATTATTCCAATAGTGAAATGGGTACTATTACCGGATCACGTGTAACAACAAAAGTAGATAATAAAATTATTACAGGGCTGCAAAAGGATTTAAATGGTGATCCCGCTATTTATAATTATAATCTTTTTGGGGAAAACTACATTTTTCAACGCCAATATACATACAGCACAACAGATCTAAAACCTTGTAATGCAATTAATTCAAATTACCTGGATAAAATAATGCAGTCTGGAAAAATTACTAGTGTTCCCAATACACATGCTGTTACTGCAACAGTAAAAAACAATACCGGATATATTTATGCCACAGGATATGATCAAGGAAATATTGGTGTTATTGCATCAGCAGATACAAAATTAGTTGAAAACACAAATAAAACGGTAAATTTGAAAAATGATATTACAAAGTACATCGGAAAAATTGATGGAGATAAACCATCAGTACATGGCGAAGGAATATCAATTTATGGTAACGATTTATATGTACTGGCAACCAGTAATAAACACGGTACCTATACAGACTACAATGATGCCTACGTTTTACAATATCATGTCAATGATGATGGATCTTTAGCTTATAACAGCTACACCCGTATGGGGAAAAATGCAGATCAATCACGTATGAACTTTTACAATAACCATCTTATTGTTTCCTTTATTGGTGGTTACCAAAACTATGGCTCTGGTAATAAAGAAACCGGCATCTATGCAGCACGTATTTCAGATGACCCCAAACAGCGGCTGTCTTTAAAAAATTGCACTAAGATCAATATCCCTGATAACGTAAAAGAAACATCGGCAGATTTTCGCGATTTAAAAATTCTTCCAAACGGAACAGCTTATGTAATGGCTTATAATTTAGCACAAAGTGCCAGCACTATTAATAACGGTCATGTATATCAGACAACCGTTTCCAACCTTCTTGCCGAACATCCCCAGGCATGGAAAGAAATTACCAGTACAGATCAAGGCGAATGGAAAGGCTGGTTTGGCAAACTAAACGCAGAATATTATACAAAACGCCTATGGTTGGAAACAGGTAATACACTCAATGTTTATACAGATGGCGCAGCTGTTCCCACAGCGTCATGGGATGCAAAAGACTTTTCAACCAATCCACAATATTATCAATTTAACAGTATTGCTGCATTGACGCCTGATACTGTCTGGGGTGATAAAGCTGCCTTGGCAGTTTCAGCTCCAGAGGGACTTACATCCTCATCAATCATGACTACGCTGACGGCTAACAATAATGCCTTGTGGAAACAGGGTGATATTACGACCCCGCTAACAGCATCAACCAACTATGATACAGATAAAGTTATCAGCCTTGATGATAATGAAGCATTAGGTGATCTCACTACAAATGTGCATGCAGCAGTCTATGCAGGCTCCAATTCAGACATTACAATTGGTTCTCTAAAACACAATTTACAATTACAAGTGAAAGATTATATTGGCAGCCCTTCCGGTATTTATGCCGGAAACGGCAAAAATATAACAATTAATGCTGGAAAATTAAATATCATTACTCAAGGCTATGCCAATGGTAACACCCTTACAAATGCCATCTGGAATGACGCCGGCAAAGATACTACCAGCAAAATCACCATTAATGCCCCTGTCAATATTACAATGACAGGAGGATATGGTGGCAATGGCATTGCCATACAAAAAACAGACCGCTTTGGTGAGTCAAGTACAGAAGCATTACAACCATCTAGTATTACTATCAATGGCAATACCACTATAAACGGATTGACCAATAATGAATGGGGCATCCCACTCAATCCGGAAAATGTTTATTCACGTTTTAATAACGCTGGTATATTAACTGCAGTTAATAAAAGTCAGATAACAATTAACGGCAGTGTCGACTTTTCAATTTATGGCAATGGCATCGCAGCAAACGCAGCAAACAGCAAAATCACCGTTGGCGGCGGTAAAATTGTCGTTCCCCAAAATATGAATTACGGTTACTATGCTTTAGCCTCATATCTAGGTGATATAAACATGAATACAGGAATAGATGGTCAGACACCAGGTACACATCAAGTTCAGCTAACAGGTGATCTTTTTGCGTTAAAAACCGGTACGATCAATCTTGCCCTTACCACCAGTGATTCCTATCTCAAAGGTATCATAGACAATGGCGGAACAGCAAACCTTTATCTGCAAAACGGTGCTATATGGACAAATCAAAAAAATAACAGACGTTATAAAGAAGATAATGAAGATATTGGGGCAGGCCAAGTCAGCCATATCAGTTACTTTACAGGTGGTAAAGATGAAGCATCGCGCGGTATTATTTATCAAAATGATCCCAATGCTATCACATTAGATAAATACAGTGGACATGCCGTCGTTATCTATAAACAAAATGACACTACCATTAATGGTGGCGGAATTACTATTGCAACTGCTAATAAAACAGCAGGCCAAAATGCCATGCTTACCCTGCGTACAGGAAACAATGGCAGTAATGAAAATACCACATTGAATAATCTTGCTAATAAATTAACTTATAAAGGCTACAATGCGGAAAAAGCTTTGGATGGACGCTTAGAAATCGGTGAAGGAATTACCTCCTCTTCAGCTGCCAAAACAATTTCTTTTGCTGCCACAGATAATGGTCGGGGAAGTTACAATTTCTCAGAGCAACCGGAACCCGCCGAACAAAACCAGACCGAATTCACGAAACAAATATCAATTTATAACGTAGATGAGTATAAAACAGCTAATGTAGAAAAAACACCAGGAGTATATACTTTTACTAAAGACTCCACATTGAATTTCCAAGGATATGACGGTGCCGGAGCTATTAGAGATGGATATTCCAATCCCCTTAAAATCGATGCTACAGGGCATATATTGACAATTAATGTTAATAATAAAAACAATATGTTTATTGATGCCCTTAACGGATCATCATCGAAAAATATTGATATCTCAGCAAATCAGCTAAACCTCACTGTAAACGGGACTAAAGATATGTCCTTAACTAAAGCTTATGGCATATGGAAACAAGGTGAAAGTACATTATCCATAAACGGCCTGACCAATATAAATACAACAGCAGCAGACAAAAGTTACGGTGTATATGGTACCGGTTACGGCAGTAAAATACAGTTAGCAGGGCTTAAAGTAACCGTAAATAAAGATGCCACAGATGGTGTAAGCATAAAATCTGATGGATACCATAATAGTCAAATTGCCATTAATATCAAAAATGGGGAAATCGGCAATAATAAAGTACAGCTTAACGGAAATTTGTATACGGGAGCCGAGGGCAAATTAGAGCTGGCATTGACAACTAATGATTCCATTCTTAATGGGATAAGTCAAGTAAAATTTGAACCAGCTGAAGATGAATACAGTGATGACCATTTAGGTACTGTTAATTTATATTTACAAAATAATGCCATTTGGCATAATATAAACTACAGCAATACAAAACCTAATGAATTTGAAGGCAGCTGCATAACAAATCTTACTGGTGGCAACAACAGCGAAAATGCAGGAATAATTTTCCAGCAGGATGCAAATGACGTGACAATTGCTAATTACAGTGGCAGTACAAAGTTTCTTTATGCACATGATAACACAGCACCGACCCATTTAAACGGCGGAAATATTAAAATAAATAAAGCCGCAGAAAATAGTTTAGTTACTTTTATAACAGACAACAACGGTGTAACTGAAAAAAATATAAACGCTGTCCTTAATGCACTTGCCAATAAACTTTATTATACAGGGTACATCTCCGGCGATCGCAACCTCAACGGCAAAGCAGAAATTGCTGAGGGCCTGACAGTTTCAGCAAAATCATTGACCATTGGTGATATTTTCTTTGACGAAAAAACTGGTCAAGGTGAATATAAGCCCAGCCCAGTCATACAAAATGATCAAGATAAAACATCATTTACAACACCCATCACAGGTTCAGCGGATAAAGACAAAGAATATAGCGATGCTTATGTGCGTAAAACAGATGGCAGCTATGTATTCACTAAAGACAATACAGCAATCTCAACTGATAAAAATCTAATTGCAGGCGGAGCATGGATGCCTCAGATTAATTCAGCTGTCTCCAATACAGATACTTTGAACAAACTACATATTGATCTCAAAGGACACAACCTTGCAATAAAAACAACAGCAGATACTCATTCCACAGGTATTGCCGCCATTGGGACCGGCAGTGCTGTAGACATAGACCACGCCGGTAAAATCAATATTGATGCCGAAAGCACTAGTGGCGGCAGAACCGCAGGGATCTTCGTTAATAATGGCGGAATTATCAATATCCATAACGGTGATGGAAATCTGACCGACAAAATACTAACTGTACGGGCAAATACAACAGCTAAAGCCAACGGCGCAGTAATAAAATCCATGAACGGTGCCCCCGGACGTTCCAGCATCAACATTGATGGTCTGGTAGATGTATTAGCTGATGGAGCTATGACAGAAAACAAAGGTGCTAATGAAGCAGTAAGTGCAGTAGCATCAGATATACGTATTGGTGGTGGCTCGATTCGTGCTATTAATGGTGCCCAGCAAGCTATCCGCGCCTATGGAGAATTTGTAACCCAAAATGCCGGACGTGTTTATATAAATATGCAGGAAGATAATGAAGGCAATGGCATTGGTGCCGGTAAAAACAAGACCATTATTGAAGGTAACATTGATACAAGCGGCGGTATGGGTACTAAAGGCATTATCAACATTGGACTTTCTACCGCAGATTCTTCATGGACAGGCGACTATGTCCTGAATGGCGGATCACAATGGTATAAACCAGGGGATAACATTGGTACAGTAAATCTCTGGCTGCAAAATGGAGCCACATGGACTGGCTGTACACCAGGAGGAAAACTGTCACTGCTTAATATGCAGAACGGTGCCACATGGAACAACACTGGCGCCACATTAATCAACTCATTGAAAAGCAACAGCACAAATAATATTATTGATATGACAAGTAAGAACTCGGGTAATATTGCTATTGATTCATTCAGCGGTAAAGCTATGGCATATTATACACACGACAACCATTCTCCAGTAATTATTTATGGCGGTAATATAATAATTGATAAAGCTGCCCCTGATAGTAATTTTACTCTGCGTACAAACAATGATGGCCTGAATATTGACTCCCCTCATGCCGGAGATAAAAATCTTGTAAGTGCTACACTTAATGCTCTGGCTAATAAATTATATTACACCGCAGCAGCCAACAACGAAATAAATTTATCCGCCACAGCAGAAATAGCTGAAGGTTTAACCTCATCTATTGCTTTGCGCAAAGCCGATATTACCTTTGATAAAACAAATAAAGGGCAGGGTAGTTTCATTTATACACCTGTTGTTGACCCTCCAAACACATCACCGATTACAGCATCTTTGACATTGACAAAAGACCGTATTATTAACGCATCCGAACCAAATGCCAAAAGCGAAAATTTTGTAAGTGCTTTATATAGTGCTATAAATGCAGATAAACAACATCCCATGATAATAGATATGAATGACAATAACCTCGCATTAAATGCCAACAGCACAAATAAACAAGCAGCAGCAATTTATCTTGGTGATAATCAAACTATAAAAATTAAAAACAGTACCAATAAAAAACTACAACTCAATGTTTCTAATACTGATACACGCGCCGTACATGGTATTTATGCCGACGGAAATGCTGATTTAGTTATTGAAGGCCCTATAGAAATCAATCAGGCATCAACCAAAGGATACAGTGCCGATGGTATTGAAATGAATGGTACAATCGGTTCTACCAGCACACTCACCATTAATGGCCCGCTTACAATAAAAAATATTACAGGCAAAGAAACAGGCCTGGCTGGCGACGGACGCAACTTAGCTGGAATCAATGTTGTAGCAGATAATGACAGCGTAACAGTAAATGGGTTGGTCGATATTCGTGGTCTTAAAGGCAGTGCCTTGCAAGTTATGGGACAAGACGCCGCTATTTCAGTTAACGGCGGTATAATAACAGCTGCTGATGATACAGAACATAATAAACAATATTATGCTGCTCACGCCAGTAAAGGTACTATTAACATCAATATACAAAATAATACTCCCGGAATTACCAAAACCAACTTAACCGGTGATATGTATCTGACACGAGAATATGGACAAAAAACCATCGAATACAGCGGCGGCGAACTTATAGATTTCAATAACAAAGGCATATTAAACACAGCACTTACAACAGCAGATTCATCCTGGGATGGCGCAGCCACCTATATTATTGATAAATCAGATTATGGCAAGGGCGGCTATACTGCCCATGATGTAGGAACATTTAACCTCTGGCTGCAAAATGGAGCCACTTGGACCAATGAAGTAAAATCCAGCACAGATAACAGCTTTGCTGGCAGTCATCTTGCGACTTTACACGGCAGTAATAATTCATCACCAAATGGTATTATTTTCCAGAAAGACCCACATAATATCATTATTGACAGCTATAGTGGCAATACAACTGTACTATACAATCACGACAACGCAATACCAGCAGCTATTACCGGTGGCAGTCTGCAGATTAACAATGCCGATGCAGACAGTAAAATTACTCTGTGTACAGACAATAGCGGCATTGATCTATCTGATAAAAATACTATCAATAATATACTAGACGCATTAGCACAAAAGCTCACCTATAAAGCTTATACCACAGGCGAACGAAACCTCGCTGGTATAGTAAAAATAACTGAAGGTCTCACAGCATCTTCAGCAGCAAAAGAAACCGGTAGTATTGCTTTTAATGATACTACCGGGCAGGGACATGTAGACCAGGCAACCATCAATCCTACTCCCCCAAATTATCCAGAATCCCAGACTAAAACTAATATTACAGGTGGTATTGGTAACGATACTGATAAAGAATATTTAAAAGATGGCATTTTAAAAGATGATGGCAGCTATATATTTAACAAAAATACCACCATTACCGGTACACAAAACACAGCTTTAGGAATAGTAACCGGCATTGGAGATAAAGATAAAAAACTTGTTATTAAAGCTGACAGCGGTAATATTTTATCTTTTAAAGCAACACCGACAAATACTACTACAGCTGCCGGCATTGTTTCATCTGGACATAATGGCTTAGTAAATATTACAGCTGATACCATCAAAATTGATGTTTCAGGAAACAGTAACAATAACGCTATCCTTGCAGAAGACGCCGGACAAATTTCCATTACTGGCAGTACAGAAATTAATGCCGATAGTGCTATTGCGATTACCACAAAAAAAGATTCAACTATAAGTATCACCGGTGGCGGTTCCATTAATGGGAAAACAGTCATCCAAAATGATGGCGGGAAAATAGAATTGGGAAATCTTTCCCGGGATCTTACTCTTACCGGCACAATTAACAATAATGGCGGACAAATCAAATTAGGAAGCAATGTTCCGGGAAAAGAACTGACCATTAACGGAATAGTCAACAATATAGCAGGTGGTAAAACTGTATTGGGAACTGCTACAGAAACAGTGAACATGACTGGTGCTATTAACAACTCCAACGGAAATGTCGTCATTAATCTTACAGGAACGGGTTCACATTTAACTGGTGCTATCACTACAGGAGCATATAAGAATAAAAACCTCCTGCGCGCAAATATGCTCATGGTAAACGCTCTTAGCCAAAATCCAATTCAACCAACCACAACCATTTTGAATCTTAGCAATGGTGGTGTTTGGGAAAACAACGATAATAATATAGCTTCAGCAATTACTACAATAAATGGATCGGGTGGTATAATTCAGCAAAAATCCCAGCAAACAATCACAGCAGATATTTTGAGCGGGGACACAATAGTCAGTTATGACAGCATTTATAATCCCACAGACAACAGCCTGAACATTTCAGACACTCTTGGTAAATTTATTCTTAAAGGAGTAGATGGCAATAAGGAAAACAGCATCACCATCAAAACGGATAATACAAATATACCCTCTGCCGGATTAACAACCACAGCTTACAAAACAGCACTCACTCAATTGGCCAATAAACTTGATTATCGGGGAACCGTTATTACTAACGGTAAAGCAGACAATTTAATTGGATATGCTAAAATCAATGAATCAATGACTGCTGCATGGGCATCAGCTCCCATCCAATTTAGAAACGGACAGGATAATACCAATACTATTGGCACTATTACCAATAGCACTGCTGTTACCTATGGCGATTATGAAACCCAGCTTATGAGCGGCGTAAAATCTGCCATGACTTCATCAGCTATGGCATGGCGTGTTGAAAATAATGATCTAATGAAACGCATGGGGGAACTTCGCCTCAGTCCGGAAAATACTGGTATCTGGGTAAAAACCTACAACGGCAAATCAAGTAGTAACAAAAACCGTGCTAACTACCATATCAATTATCACACCATCCAGACAGGCTACGACCGAAGAATCAATGATAATTGGCGAATTGGTGCTGCCATTAGCCATATGCAGGGAAACTCCAGCTATAATTATGGTGGTAACGGTAAAAACCACGAAACCAATCTAGGCTTATACGGAATATGGCAGGGAAATAATAACCAATACATTGATCTCATCTTAAAGGCCGGTAAGCTCACTAATGATTACACAATATATAATGAAGATGGACATAAAGTAATGGGAAACTACGACACCTGGGGTACCTCCATGAGTGCTGAATACGGAAAGCGCTTCCATAAAACAAATGGATTTTACTATGAACCTCAAGCAGAAATAACATACAGCCACCTAAATAGTGCAGACTATACAGCCAGCAGCGACTTCACCGACAACACAGGCAATTATAGAAATATGCAGGTACAGCAAAGCAGTTTTAATAGTTTTATCGGTCGGCTGGGGCTTGGTATTGGAATAGAAAACAAGTGTAACACACTCTTTGCCAAAGTATCTTTAAACCATGAATTCTGTGGCAGCATGGATACCAGCTATAATGCAGATAATAATCTAAAGACTACCCGGCAGGACTATAACGATACATGGCTAAGTTTTCAACTTGGTGGTACCGTAAACTTAACAAACAATGTAAATTTCTATGGCGATTTTGAAAAAACAACTGGTGGTGATATCAAAACCGATTGGCGTATAGATGCAGGATTCCGCTGGAACTTCTAA